The DNA window GACAGGCTGTATTGCTTCTCAAGGGAAGGGCGTCTACTTTGGAGCTTCTCCCCGCCTGATGGTGGGGATACCAGCCTTAACGGCGTGGTCGCAACCCCTGAGTTCGTTGTGGTGGGGAGTGATAACGGATACGTCTACTGCGTCTCCCACAGCGGGGAGCTACTTTGGAAGTTCAAGACGGGTGGTAGTGTAAAGTCCTTCAGCGTAGGAGATGTAGACGGGGACGGTGAGATGGAGGTCTTGGCGGGGAGTATGGATAACAACCTCTACTGCGTATCGGGTGTAAGCGGAAGGGAGGAGTGGAGGTTCACGACAGGTAGTTTGGTGTGG is part of the Candidatus Poribacteria bacterium genome and encodes:
- a CDS encoding PQQ-like beta-propeller repeat protein, which gives rise to MNERVADGVTLLWKGYVGKKNYVFTCHPLIFGDRIYHASNGDKLNKADRWDRLYCFSREGRLLWSFSPPDGGDTSLNGVVATPEFVVVGSDNGYVYCVSHSGELLWKFKTGGSVKSFSVGDVDGDGEMEVLAGSMDNNLYCVSGVSGREEWRFTTGSLVWSSPAIGDVDGDGEMEVVVGSEDGNLYCLSGGSGGEEWRFKTGDSILSILSSPAI